The following proteins come from a genomic window of Companilactobacillus pabuli:
- a CDS encoding SDR family oxidoreductase — protein sequence MAKYAITGATGHFGQNALKKLVELVPATDIVALARNIQKAQATVPEGVKVRLGDYNDVERLTESLQGIDKLLFISSQPGGKVARATQHENVVTAAKNAGVKYIAYTSFPHADTATAPLASDHQVTEKLIKESGIDYSFLRNNWYLENEADSLKNAATQGLVYSADGKVGWALESEYSEAAALVLTQNNPKKVYEFAGKSRTYQDLADALKVKATKLSDVEYSQALQKSGMDEGTIQVILSIQDLITQGNLTEDTNDLPEVLGRELTPLSEALETIVGK from the coding sequence ATGGCAAAATATGCAATCACAGGTGCAACTGGTCATTTTGGTCAAAATGCGCTCAAAAAATTAGTTGAATTAGTTCCTGCTACAGATATAGTAGCTTTGGCTCGTAACATTCAAAAGGCACAAGCAACCGTACCTGAAGGTGTGAAAGTACGTTTAGGTGACTATAACGATGTGGAAAGATTGACTGAATCGCTTCAAGGTATCGATAAATTACTCTTCATTTCATCACAACCTGGTGGAAAAGTTGCCCGTGCTACTCAACATGAAAATGTCGTTACGGCTGCTAAGAATGCTGGAGTTAAGTATATTGCCTATACTAGTTTTCCACATGCTGATACAGCTACGGCTCCTTTGGCAAGTGATCATCAAGTGACAGAGAAATTGATCAAAGAATCAGGAATTGATTATTCATTTTTACGTAATAACTGGTATTTGGAAAATGAAGCCGATTCGTTAAAGAATGCTGCAACACAGGGACTAGTATACTCAGCTGATGGTAAAGTCGGTTGGGCTTTGGAATCAGAATATTCAGAAGCTGCTGCTTTAGTATTGACTCAAAATAATCCTAAGAAAGTTTATGAATTTGCGGGAAAGAGTCGAACTTATCAAGATTTGGCCGATGCATTAAAAGTTAAAGCTACGAAATTAAGCGATGTGGAATATAGTCAAGCATTGCAAAAATCTGGGATGGATGAAGGAACGATTCAAGTGATTCTTTCCATTCAAGATTTGATTACTCAAGGTAATTTGACGGAAGATACAAATGACTTGCCAGAAGTTTTAGGTAGAGAATTGACACCATTGTCAGAAGCACTCGAAACAATTGTTGGTAAATAA
- a CDS encoding Rrf2 family transcriptional regulator produces the protein MKFSSKLSDGVHILAYVDICKDGDLSSAAIASSIESNPSLVRRMMSRLKKAGLLQSAPGKVAPKLSKKASEITLLDVYRAIEDNQNLLHVDEKTNPKCIVGGNIQDTLREVYQKVQNDAEESMSQVSLQDIIDGILLNNEKKK, from the coding sequence TTGAAGTTTTCCAGTAAATTGAGTGATGGCGTGCATATTTTGGCATACGTTGATATTTGTAAAGATGGTGATCTTTCAAGTGCAGCAATCGCCAGTAGTATCGAGTCCAATCCCAGTTTAGTGCGACGTATGATGTCGAGATTGAAAAAAGCTGGATTGTTACAGAGCGCACCTGGAAAAGTTGCTCCAAAATTGTCTAAGAAAGCTTCTGAGATAACGTTGTTGGATGTTTATCGAGCTATTGAAGATAATCAAAACTTACTCCACGTTGATGAAAAAACTAATCCTAAATGTATCGTTGGTGGTAATATTCAAGATACTTTAAGAGAGGTTTATCAAAAGGTACAAAACGATGCTGAAGAAAGCATGTCACAGGTGAGTTTACAAGATATTATTGATGGAATTTTGCTCAAT